TGGTGGCTGACTCCTGGAGACCTTCTCCTCCCCATGGATGGGAAGGGGCTCCTGTTTCATGCTAACCCCACAAGGCAGGCCCCCCTCATTGCCCAGGGTGCCACCCCCAGCAAGaacagaggaggaaggagacagCCCAGgtcatccctgccctgggctggaggtGCTTGCCTCATCCAGCATGTCCTTCTTCATGAGGAAGGGCAGGTGGTAGGTGATTGCCAGCAGGAtcttctccctctgctctccaaTCAGGTGGGGCAGCAGCCGGGCCATGAGCTTCTTGCCCTTCCGCACACACAGCAGTTGCAGGAACTCATCTTCTGCCTCCCTGGGAACAAAGGTTCCATTGGCACAAAGCCCAAGGGacctggagcatctctgtcCATCCAAAAGGAGCAGCATCAGCTCCACTGGAGGACAAGGTTCACAGGCAGggtcagcacaggctgcagtgacaggatggaaggaaggacCCAATCCTCCTGTGACCCAGACCTGCTCATCAGTGACCATCTCAGATCCACGAGGACCAGGACATGCTGcctgctcccctttcccacagcacagaCTCACTCTTCACTGCTGCAAGCCCTGATTTTCAAGGCTTGGTAGATACTCTCCACTTTTTGGCTCTTCTGCTCCTGTTTCTGGGGCTGTTGCTCCCCCAGGGACATTTTCTGTTGCACCTCCTCTacttccagcagctgcaggaagagctggagaaaTGACACAGGGTAAGGAGGAAGTTTGGACATCTTCTACCAACTGGCTGTCCAGGACCCTGCCTAGGTAGACATCCCCTTAGAGAAATCCCtggatgaaaacagaaaaccatGCTGGCCTTCCTCAAATCACCACTCGCTCACCTTCTCGATCCTGTGCAGCGCCCGCAGCCGGTGGGTCCCTGCAGCCTTTGGGAGGGTAGAAAGGAAGGCACAAAGGTTACAGCCATCCCCAGACACTGCCACTAGCCCAGCATTgggccagctgctccctggggatcAGAGGTGACTTCAGGATACAGAGCAGTCCCATGGGGAAGACATGGCCAGAGCCCAATCCCACCCCTTGGCCAGGCACAAAATGCTAGTGCTGAGGTGGTACCTCCTCCAAATGTGCTGCTGGGCAACTCCTAAAGCAGCATTCCTGGCAATTCAGGCCCCAACCAGCCCAGCTTCCCTTCACCTGCCTCCTCCTCCACGAGGGCGTGGTGCACAGCATCGATGGCCCGGCGAGGGCTGTAGCAGGTGGACACGGTGACCTGGCCCAGCGAGCCCGCGATGCGCACCACTGTGGAACAGCAGGAACACGGTGACACCACATCCCAGAACAGCTCACCCAGCCCCCCAacacctgccccagcccctcaccagaATCATAGGTCTCCACTTTTTGGATGAACGGCGTGACCAGCTTGGGGGGCTTGTTGCGCCTGCCCAGGAGCTCCTCCTCCGCCTGTTTGCGCTCCAGCCGGTGGTAGTAGGTCTGTAACAACAGGAGAAGCCAGGAGTCCCCTCCACCAGTCCTGAAGGGTTTCTCCAGCTCCCAAAGCCCCACCCTGAGGGGAACAAGCCGCAGGTGCTGCCAAGCAGGAGCTCACCTGGTAGTAGTAGTCATCATCTATATTCTCACTCTGCAGCTGCATCATCTCCACCTTGACAACCCAGTCCTTCTCCTTGGAAGTCATCAGCCCAGCATAAGGGTCCACCTTCCGAGACCACAGCTTCTTGGgggagacactggcacaggagAAGAACTCAGCCCACTGTGCCCACCAgagcccccctgccctgcaccctgAAGACCCCCATACCTCtgcacctgcctgccctgctgctgcatcaGGATGCgctggtgctgggggtgcagctGGGTCATGTGGCTGGGTGTGCTGCAGGGGACACCAGACAGGGGTCAAGGGGGGGTTTTGGGACACCTCCAGAGTGAGGTGACCCCCAGCTGCTTTGTAGGACCCCTCCAGTCCCACCCCAACGTCGCACTCCTGCTACCTGAAGTTCAGCTGGCCCGTGGCTGAGGGGCTGAAGAAGACAGCAGGGTCCAAAGAAGAGGCCACGGGCCTGAAGTGCACAcccaggggctgtggtgggCTGCCCACGGTgggggagccaggctggaaaggGCTCGGGGGCGCAAACCCTGCTGtctgagagggagagaggggatAAAGGGGCTGAGCCTTCCCCTCTGAGCACCCCAGAGGgctcagccagctctgtgctggcttcTGGCTCCCATCCCTCTGGCAAAGTGCTACCCACAGacactgccactgtccccatcccctgccactCCAGGGCCACCTCGGTGGGGCCGTGGCAGTGGCTCAGAGCCCACCACCTTACCTGGCTGGGACTGAAGAGTGCAGGGGGTCTGCAAGCGGGCGGGAAGGGCTGAGGAGAGCACGGCGAGCGAGGAGATACCAGGGGTgcctggtgcagagcaggagacagGAGGTGTCACTCAGACAAGCCTGTCCTCGAGGCTGCACCTCCCAGGAGGGGGAGGCAGAGAAAGAAGGGATGCAAGAGCACCCCCAAACCTGTTACCTGCTGGAGAAAGCACTGGGGGAAAGGCTTGGGGGACATCAATCTTAAGTCAGGGCACTTGAGCTGGGAGGGGCCCCCATAGCCCCTCTGCACAGGAGAGCCAAGGAAGTCGAGAGCCATGTTGGTAGATGGTGGAGGTCTCTCCAGGACCTGGACGATGGCTTTATCCTgtggggaggaggcagcagcaggtgggaacagggcacagctgggaacagtTTAGCTCCCTCAGCAATAGCTAGCTCACTAAAACCTTTGGTCACTGCTCAACCAAGACCAGCTGGGCTCCCATCCTCATagtgtgcagcagctgaagacCCATGGGAACACCCAGCATGGGGGTCCCAGTCCCCCCCAATCTCAACAACTTTGCCTTCAAACCCAGGCTCTGCTTTGAGGGGGCACTCACAGCCGTGGCACCCAAGACATATCTGTCCACCTCCAGAGCCATTTGGAGAtgccccaggtgtcccaaaTTCCCTGTGAGACCCTTGTTCCAGAGTACTGGGGAGCCCTCAGCCACTCCCTGGAGGCCTGGCTGGAGGTACCCACCTCCAGCATGAGGTGGCgagggacactgccagggcaggagccccaCGCC
This sequence is a window from Camarhynchus parvulus chromosome 10, STF_HiC, whole genome shotgun sequence. Protein-coding genes within it:
- the PATL2 gene encoding LOW QUALITY PROTEIN: protein PAT1 homolog 2 (The sequence of the model RefSeq protein was modified relative to this genomic sequence to represent the inferred CDS: inserted 2 bases in 2 codons; deleted 1 base in 1 codon), which produces MLYGRRMPGRXGRPIKGAAGALWPRTGTRDDGGWVSGRRQHRGMAEGGERVIIEDFLLVEDALLLEEMAEEDEELDLYNEMTFGLDRDSTEEDVPKLLVVPEISPEVAKALVEATGRATEQLEELAEEEGGMEPEMEQVNSQLEEEVEELGTEEEEEDQECFEEPGELGDPAVMRAVRSKPTLESQDSAVLDSGLGTCWEEFDKEDMLATDPTAWGSCPGSVPRHLMLEDKAIVQVLERPPPSTNMALDFLGSPVQRGYGGPSQLKCPDLRLMSPKPFPQCFLQQAPLVSPRSPCSPQPFPPACRPPALFSPSQTAGFAPPSPFQPGSPTVGSPPQPLGVHFRPVASSLDPAVFFSPSATGQLNFSTPSHMTQLHPQHQRILMQQQGRQVQSVSPKKLWSRKVDPYAGLMTSKEKDWVVKVEMMQLQSENIDDDYYYQTYYHRLERKQAEEELLGRRNKPPKLVTPFIQKVETYDSVVRIAGSLGQVTVSTCYSPRRAIDAVHHALVEEEAAGTHRLRALHRIEKLFLQLLEVEEVQQKMSLGEQQPQKQEQKSQKVESIYQALKIRACSSEEEAEDEFLQLLCVRKGKKLMARLLPHLIGEQREKILLAITYHLPFLMKKDMLDESLPLLYSPLNEVVGEMTFSKLIEVLQELTRPLPESSELPLTMALKNQFGISLLYSLLSHGERLLSSHTPLKPCRGDFEAWTDTVYLMSQELSRLPTASLAEPLFXPSNLVLLFCRYLDKQTVYHLAAKMAECSPLPTEADMLC